Proteins encoded together in one Flavobacteriales bacterium window:
- a CDS encoding type IX secretion system membrane protein PorP/SprF — MHRILPLLLILLAGAPLRAQQEVMVSQYMFNGLFLNPAYAGSHPFVSGSLLHREQWTNMPGAPRTSMAAVDGPLWNNRMGLGLSVVHDQIGISRDLDISGHYAYSIRTGGASRLAFGLRAGLSVYSARLSELTYWDEDDAVYAQNLKNALVGKFGFGLYWHDPRTYVGLSVPNLYSADDQVSQANATVVDDYFTRHFYLHAGRVFPVSESIDIKPSILLKVEPAAPPQADINCNVLFRDRLWVGAGYRTGDGAIAMVEYQITPVFRVGYAYDMTTSRLRRFSGGSHEVMLGIDLGKDPIRIKSPRYF; from the coding sequence ATGCACCGCATCCTGCCCCTGCTGCTCATCCTGCTCGCCGGAGCCCCGCTCCGCGCCCAGCAGGAGGTGATGGTGAGCCAGTACATGTTCAACGGGCTCTTCCTCAACCCGGCCTATGCCGGCAGCCATCCCTTTGTGAGCGGCAGCCTGCTCCATCGCGAGCAATGGACGAACATGCCCGGCGCGCCGCGCACCAGCATGGCCGCCGTGGACGGTCCGCTCTGGAACAACCGCATGGGCCTCGGGCTCTCCGTGGTGCATGACCAGATCGGCATCAGCCGCGACCTCGACATCTCCGGCCACTATGCCTACAGCATCCGCACCGGCGGAGCGAGCCGCCTGGCCTTCGGGCTTCGGGCAGGACTGTCGGTGTACTCCGCACGCCTCAGCGAGCTCACCTATTGGGACGAGGACGACGCGGTTTACGCGCAGAACCTGAAGAACGCGCTGGTGGGCAAGTTCGGCTTCGGCCTCTACTGGCACGATCCGCGCACGTACGTCGGCCTCTCCGTGCCCAACCTCTACAGCGCTGACGATCAAGTGAGCCAGGCGAACGCCACCGTGGTGGACGACTACTTCACGCGTCACTTCTACCTGCATGCCGGCCGCGTGTTCCCGGTGAGCGAGAGCATCGACATCAAGCCTTCCATCCTCCTGAAGGTGGAGCCCGCGGCGCCACCCCAGGCCGACATCAACTGCAACGTGCTGTTCCGCGATCGGCTGTGGGTGGGGGCCGGCTACCGCACCGGCGACGGCGCGATCGCCATGGTCGAATACCAGATCACGCCCGTGTTCCGCGTGGGCTATGCCTACGACATGACCACCTCGCGCCTGCGCCGGTTCAGCGGTGGATCGCATGAGGTGATGCTCGGCATCGACCTCGGCAAGGACCCCATCCGCATCAAGTCACCCCGTTACTTCTGA